In the Hyphomonadaceae bacterium BL14 genome, one interval contains:
- a CDS encoding alkaline phosphatase, which produces MIRFRYLAAAAVLTLVPGAAFAAEAPGARNVILMISDGAGFNGWLAADYYEGRAGAQPYQVVRPDGTAPYVGASAHYALRLIAPDGSVLENNQIDAARGAEAQYYDPRDRWTRLEGAFANDFGDVSIAYTSYTDSAAAGTALHSGRKTSPGRLNMTWDGSQRLQTIGHIAHEMGLATGAIATVQVSHATPASVWAQVDFRNQYAEIFQQMADGRLDVMMGTGDPYFDPTGRPVEEPNDRAFNFVGGRDTWTALTGEEGLNGYTLIRERAAFEQLAEGGGDLPARLIGILPSTGSHQATRMDFPADASTPSGMAFNPDMPDLATMSRAALNVLNQDPDGFFLMIEGGAVDWMGHANNMPRFIEEQMDFNAAVNAVIDWVETHSSWDDTLLIITSDHETGGIWGDGTFEAASGLPQQITMDQDVLNQTRFDPARDRFVEFRAVQDRGAGEIPGHQFASGNHTNDLVPLWALGTGSHLFAQFERHDAFAQELWGEPYGWDGNYVDNTAVFHVMNAVLANRARAAAQQAAE; this is translated from the coding sequence ATGATCCGCTTTCGTTATCTTGCCGCTGCTGCCGTCCTCACTCTGGTGCCGGGTGCGGCTTTTGCCGCTGAAGCGCCGGGCGCGCGCAATGTCATCCTGATGATCTCGGATGGTGCCGGCTTCAATGGCTGGCTCGCCGCCGACTATTACGAGGGCCGCGCTGGAGCCCAGCCTTATCAGGTCGTCCGCCCCGACGGCACGGCGCCCTATGTGGGCGCCTCGGCCCACTACGCCCTGCGCCTGATCGCCCCGGACGGGTCGGTGCTGGAGAACAACCAGATCGATGCCGCGCGCGGTGCCGAGGCCCAATACTATGATCCACGTGATCGCTGGACGCGCCTGGAAGGTGCCTTCGCCAATGACTTCGGCGACGTGTCCATCGCCTATACCTCCTATACCGACTCCGCTGCCGCCGGCACGGCGCTTCATAGCGGCCGCAAGACCTCGCCCGGCCGGCTCAACATGACCTGGGACGGAAGCCAGCGGCTGCAGACCATCGGCCATATCGCCCATGAAATGGGCCTGGCCACCGGCGCCATCGCGACGGTGCAGGTCTCCCACGCCACGCCGGCCTCGGTCTGGGCGCAGGTGGACTTCCGCAACCAGTACGCCGAGATTTTCCAACAGATGGCCGACGGCCGCCTGGACGTGATGATGGGCACGGGCGATCCTTATTTTGACCCGACCGGACGCCCGGTCGAGGAACCGAATGACCGCGCCTTCAACTTTGTTGGCGGCCGCGACACCTGGACGGCGCTCACCGGCGAAGAGGGGCTGAACGGTTATACCCTGATCCGCGAGCGCGCGGCGTTCGAACAGCTGGCCGAAGGCGGCGGCGATCTGCCCGCCCGGCTGATTGGCATCCTGCCCTCCACCGGCTCGCATCAGGCCACGCGCATGGACTTCCCGGCAGACGCCTCCACCCCGTCGGGCATGGCGTTCAACCCCGACATGCCCGATCTCGCCACCATGAGCCGGGCGGCGCTCAATGTGCTCAATCAGGATCCGGACGGCTTCTTTCTCATGATCGAAGGCGGCGCGGTGGACTGGATGGGTCACGCCAACAACATGCCGCGCTTCATCGAGGAGCAGATGGACTTCAATGCCGCGGTCAACGCTGTCATTGACTGGGTGGAGACCCATTCCAGCTGGGACGACACCTTGCTGATCATCACCTCCGACCACGAAACCGGCGGCATCTGGGGTGACGGCACGTTCGAGGCCGCCTCGGGCCTGCCCCAGCAGATCACGATGGATCAGGATGTCCTGAACCAGACCCGCTTTGATCCGGCACGCGACCGCTTCGTGGAATTCCGTGCGGTCCAGGACCGCGGTGCCGGCGAGATTCCCGGCCACCAGTTTGCCTCGGGCAATCACACCAATGATCTGGTGCCGCTCTGGGCGCTGGGCACCGGCTCACACCTGTTCGCGCAGTTTGAGCGCCATGACGCGTTCGCGCAGGAACTCTGGGGCGAGCCCTATGGCTGGGACGGCAATTATGTGGACAACACGGCGGTGTTCCACGTGATGAACGCGGTGCTGGCCAACCGGGCGCGGGCCGCGGCGCAGCAGGCGGCGGAGTAG
- a CDS encoding nitrilase — MTTRRDLVTGAGALALSAAAAASLPGAARGQAADPRYSACALQVVCDAVNQDASVDTARARMMASIARIGGQIAASKGFLRTFNGTELKLVCLPEYFLTGFPLRESREEWKAKAALDIGGAEYDALAALAQRHSVYLGGNAYENDANFPELYFQTNFLIAPSGETVLRYRRMISLYTPTPYDVWDRYLDVYGMDAVFPVARTELGVIGSIASEEILYPEIARMQALKGAEVFLHPTSEVGSPQLTVKHLSKRARAIENMAYVVSANSAEITGTPVPSASTDAMSKIVDWNGRVLAEAGPGESLNANAILDLPALRAARARTGMSNLLTRLPLAAFAPGYEAGVSQEPNAMADGRMLTQGEAIERQRGRIDRLREAGVFEAP; from the coding sequence ATGACGACACGGCGTGATCTGGTCACCGGCGCAGGCGCGCTGGCGCTCTCTGCGGCCGCTGCGGCGTCCTTGCCCGGAGCGGCCCGGGGGCAGGCGGCGGATCCGCGCTATTCAGCCTGCGCGCTGCAAGTGGTGTGTGACGCCGTCAATCAGGATGCCAGCGTGGACACGGCGCGCGCGCGCATGATGGCCTCGATCGCGCGCATTGGCGGTCAGATCGCGGCGTCCAAGGGCTTTCTGCGCACCTTCAATGGTACCGAGCTGAAACTGGTCTGCCTGCCCGAATACTTCCTCACGGGTTTTCCCCTGCGTGAAAGCCGCGAGGAGTGGAAGGCCAAGGCGGCGCTGGATATTGGCGGCGCCGAATATGACGCGCTGGCGGCGCTGGCCCAGCGTCACAGCGTGTATCTCGGCGGTAACGCCTATGAGAATGACGCGAACTTCCCCGAGCTCTACTTCCAGACCAATTTCCTGATCGCCCCCTCAGGCGAGACCGTGCTGCGCTACCGGCGCATGATCTCGCTCTACACGCCCACCCCCTATGATGTGTGGGACCGGTATCTGGATGTGTACGGGATGGACGCGGTCTTCCCTGTGGCGCGAACAGAGCTCGGTGTCATCGGCTCGATCGCGTCGGAGGAGATCCTGTATCCGGAAATCGCGCGCATGCAGGCGCTGAAGGGCGCTGAAGTGTTCCTGCACCCCACCTCCGAGGTCGGCTCGCCCCAGCTCACCGTCAAGCATCTCTCCAAGCGCGCCCGGGCCATCGAGAACATGGCCTATGTGGTGTCGGCCAACTCCGCCGAGATTACCGGCACGCCCGTGCCGTCGGCCTCCACCGACGCCATGAGCAAGATTGTCGACTGGAACGGCCGCGTGCTGGCAGAAGCCGGTCCGGGCGAGAGCCTCAACGCCAATGCGATCCTGGACCTGCCGGCCTTGCGCGCCGCGCGCGCCCGCACCGGCATGAGCAATCTGCTCACCCGGCTGCCGCTGGCCGCCTTTGCGCCGGGCTATGAGGCCGGCGTGTCGCAGGAACCCAACGCCATGGCGGACGGCCGCATGCTCACCCAGGGCGAAGCCATAGAGCGCCAGCGCGGGCGGATCGACCGCCTGCGGGAAGCGGGCGTGTTCGAGGCGCCGTAG
- a CDS encoding polysaccharide deacetylase family protein yields MSLDPSYLDYPKRGYGQDMDRYDWALAKDRAAVGLASGAKLAAMIVVACEYHPIDPGKAPFAHPHGMVTPFPDLRHFTSRDYGNRVGVFRILKALRERGLTATFAVSAALLERAAPLIDAIANDGHEIAAAGLHGAAIHHSGDETQAERDKIGQVRVMFEAAGLTPVTWLSPARQQSFATPDLLTEAGFIRVLDWESDQVPLPLRTAHGPLAALPLSNELEDFKLLIERKQDEASWVRQILEAKDYLKTEHAARGASVLGFQLTPFVAGQPFRIAALEALLDGLAGDEAVWCAGADEIAGAFAAAAP; encoded by the coding sequence ATGAGCCTCGATCCGTCCTATCTGGACTACCCGAAGCGCGGCTATGGCCAGGACATGGACCGCTATGACTGGGCGCTGGCGAAAGACCGCGCGGCGGTGGGGCTGGCGTCCGGGGCAAAGCTGGCGGCGATGATCGTGGTGGCGTGTGAGTATCACCCGATTGATCCAGGCAAGGCGCCCTTCGCCCATCCCCATGGAATGGTTACACCTTTTCCGGATCTGCGCCATTTCACCTCGCGCGATTACGGCAATCGGGTAGGCGTATTCCGTATTCTCAAGGCGTTGCGTGAGCGCGGTCTGACGGCGACCTTTGCCGTGTCGGCCGCGCTGCTGGAGCGCGCGGCGCCGTTGATAGACGCGATTGCAAATGATGGACACGAGATCGCCGCGGCGGGGCTGCACGGGGCGGCTATCCATCATTCTGGTGACGAAACGCAGGCTGAGCGGGACAAGATTGGCCAGGTTCGGGTCATGTTTGAGGCCGCAGGACTCACGCCGGTGACCTGGCTGTCACCGGCGCGCCAGCAGAGCTTCGCGACGCCCGACCTGCTCACCGAAGCCGGCTTCATCCGGGTACTGGACTGGGAGAGTGATCAGGTTCCGCTGCCCCTGCGCACCGCGCACGGCCCGCTCGCCGCGCTGCCGCTCTCAAACGAGCTGGAGGACTTTAAACTTCTGATCGAGCGCAAGCAGGACGAAGCGTCGTGGGTGCGCCAGATTCTCGAAGCGAAGGACTATCTCAAAACCGAGCACGCGGCGCGCGGCGCGTCGGTGCTGGGCTTTCAGCTCACCCCGTTCGTGGCGGGTCAGCCGTTCCGGATTGCGGCGCTGGAGGCGCTGCTGGATGGGCTCGCCGGGGATGAGGCGGTGTGGTGTGCGGGTGCCGATGAGATTGCCGGCGCGTTCGCCGCGGCGGCCCCATGA
- a CDS encoding polysaccharide deacetylase family protein, producing the protein MNTDPNLYDYNPYSGRPKITWPGDKKLAFWIAPNIEFYEYDPPRNPKRPGWPRPSPDVTGYSQRDYGNRVGHWRLMEMMDRQGLRGSVSLNVAMCDHCPEIIEACAMRGWEFFSHGIYNTRFSYEMDEAQERAVLADSIATVEAATGQRIRGYLAPALTHTTRTLDLIAEHDFWYTCDLFQDDQPQPVKTRTGKLVSMPYSLEVNDVITYGQLAMDPWRYADVLKRQFDQLLREGEESGTVMCIPLHAYLVSQPHRLRAFETALAHITGHTDDVWLATAQEIAGHFREHCWDAVQDDLDEKGLRAGGTAFDAWAGS; encoded by the coding sequence ATGAACACCGACCCCAATCTCTACGACTACAACCCCTATAGTGGACGGCCGAAGATTACATGGCCGGGGGATAAGAAGCTCGCCTTCTGGATCGCACCCAATATCGAGTTCTATGAATACGATCCGCCGAGAAACCCCAAACGCCCCGGCTGGCCACGACCTTCACCGGATGTGACCGGCTATTCCCAACGCGATTACGGCAACCGGGTGGGGCATTGGCGCCTGATGGAGATGATGGACAGGCAAGGCTTGCGCGGCTCGGTCAGCCTGAACGTCGCCATGTGCGACCATTGTCCGGAAATCATCGAGGCGTGCGCCATGCGCGGCTGGGAGTTCTTCTCCCACGGCATCTACAATACCCGCTTTTCCTACGAGATGGATGAGGCGCAGGAGCGCGCCGTGCTGGCCGATTCCATCGCCACAGTGGAGGCCGCGACCGGCCAGCGCATTCGCGGCTATCTGGCACCGGCCCTGACCCACACGACCCGCACGCTGGATCTGATCGCCGAGCATGATTTTTGGTACACGTGCGACCTGTTCCAGGACGACCAGCCCCAGCCGGTGAAGACCAGGACCGGCAAGCTCGTCTCCATGCCCTATTCGCTGGAGGTCAATGACGTCATCACCTACGGCCAGCTGGCCATGGACCCGTGGCGCTATGCCGATGTGCTCAAGCGCCAGTTCGACCAGTTGCTGCGCGAGGGCGAGGAGAGCGGCACGGTGATGTGCATTCCGCTGCATGCCTATCTGGTCAGCCAGCCCCATCGCCTGCGGGCATTCGAAACCGCGCTGGCCCACATCACCGGTCACACGGACGATGTCTGGCTCGCCACGGCGCAGGAGATCGCCGGCCATTTCCGCGAGCATTGCTGGGACGCGGTGCAGGATGATCTCGACGAAAAGGGCCTCAGGGCTGGCGGAACAGCATTCGACGCGTGGGCCGGGTCATGA